Proteins from a genomic interval of Polaribacter sejongensis:
- a CDS encoding ExbD/TolR family protein — MNLRGRNKVDPTFNMSSMTDIVFLLLIFFMLTSTLVTVSAIDVLLPKAGGKTENNKSVAVSITNESLFYIDKTKVSSASLESEILKSVGADKKKTIIIRGDKDVPYKNVMQVIDIANKNKLKMILAVKGK, encoded by the coding sequence ATGAATTTACGCGGAAGAAATAAAGTAGATCCTACATTCAATATGTCATCAATGACAGATATTGTTTTTCTATTGTTGATATTTTTTATGCTTACCTCTACATTGGTTACTGTAAGTGCTATTGATGTTTTGTTGCCAAAGGCAGGAGGGAAAACAGAGAATAATAAATCTGTTGCGGTATCTATCACAAATGAATCGTTGTTTTATATTGATAAAACAAAAGTGAGTTCAGCAAGTTTAGAAAGTGAAATTCTAAAAAGTGTTGGTGCAGATAAAAAGAAGACTATTATTATAAGAGGAGATAAAGATGTGCCTTATAAAAATGTAATGCAAGTTATTGATATTGCAAATAAGAACAAGTTAAAAATGATTTTAGCTGTAAAAGGCAAATAA